GCGCCGGCGGGCGACAGGGTCTCGGTGATCTGCGCGACCGGGATCCCCGCCTTCCGGGCCGCCGACACCTGCTCGGACACGTCCGGCGTGGAGTTCTGGCTGTTGTAGATGTAGACCTTGATCTTCTTGCCGCTGATCTGCGTGTCGATCGTCGCCTTGTCCGCCGCCGACGGATC
This DNA window, taken from Mycobacteriales bacterium, encodes the following:
- a CDS encoding ABC transporter substrate-binding protein encodes the protein DPSAADKATIDTQISGKKIKVYIYNSQNSTPDVSEQVSAARKAGIPVAQITETLSPAGATFQQWQVTQLRSLERALAQASGT